The Chelonia mydas isolate rCheMyd1 chromosome 1, rCheMyd1.pri.v2, whole genome shotgun sequence nucleotide sequence tctctttttccttctcctctagttctttggcccttgcctccatttctttttccctggcCGCATGTACATCCATCTCcatccgcatgagttctatctttCTTTCATatgtcttttgtttttcctcagcctcaaatctggctaattccagcttttgttgaaccatggagtctgtcatcctaacctctctgtttttaactaactttacacccgagagttagaaagaaacaaacaaacaaacaaaaacaaaacttggcttgtaaaattttgttgTGCTGAATATGATACCTATATGCTCTGATAGTGATtggcagcctacagaaaaatcaaaaaaaaacccaaaaccctaacacctttgtctgcaggcaaataggcagaaaacccccgtagttacttttagggaaaaaaaaaacttcaggtctgtgaagacttgtgaatttccctgcaggaggttaactattCTGCCTTCAGGCagagaaaacctgcaattcacaaaagataatccccttttgtctctgctctggccccaaagcaaagcaaaaagccTCCAACTATTCCCAGTTGGAAATCTGCTTTctagcagccccaaaggaaaaaaaaatatttccttttaaaatctatgtttctggttcaaaaaatctcaaattgacctcaaaatgatttcaagttgttcccaccgctctgccaccgtgtcaaggttccttccccactctgaactctagggtacagatgtggggacctgcatgaaaaccccccaagcttacttttaccagcttaggttaaaacttccccaaggtacaaatcattttacccttcccttggacttccactgccaccaccaaacgtttatctgggtttattgggaaagcgttgtttggaaacgtctttccccccaaaatcctcccaacccttgcaccccacttcctggggaaggtttggtaaaaatcctcactaatttgcataggtgaccacagacccaaacccttggatcttagaacaatgaaaaaagcattcagttcttgaaaagaaacattttaatagaagaaacaataaaaagaatcacctctgtaaaatcaggatagtgaataccttacagggtaattagattcaaaacatagagaatccctcaagacaaaaccttaagttacaaaaagacacacagacagaaatagtcattctattcagcacaacttattttctcagccatttcaagaaatcataatctaacgcatacctagctagattacttactaagttctaagactccattcctgttctgtccccggcaaaagcatcacccagacagacacaggcctattgtttttctcccttctcccagcttttgaaagtatcttgtctcctcattggtcattttggtcaggtgccagcgaggttacctttagcttcttaaccctttacaggtgagaggatttttcctctggccaggagggattttaaaggggtttacccttccctttatgtttatgacacctCCCAACCTCGGTGGAGATGGCGAGGGGCTTAaagggcaccttacgtggtctaaagctgattgccccacctctccatggggctccgctctgccagccacccccatgagctgctccaggtatTCGACAAACTgcgctgctccaccagccgctctgctctgccagccatcccacaaactgctccgcctatatcttcaggctcccccactacttaacacaacactcagtgatttccactcttagtcagttcagctcttttgtgatttcagcttgtagtaggggagcctcagtgcgggtgcaccattagcccaaagtgaattcagctcagcagcctgtaactagactcctaatggaatcaaaagtagctttgatattccacagtggacaGAGAAGAAAGTGCAATTAACATGTAAGACCCTCACCAGGTGGctatgccaccaagtattaatacctgtccccaacctctcttcATTCACaaagttttggaacccatgtcccttgctagcaagtgctacttagttgatggcgagtccctccatcacaacaaaaggccaagtacagttccactgtccttgattcccataatcagggtaataacaatttattcttcctgccccaataacagagacactggggatcccacagcagccaaagtgaccatttgggcagttatggcctcattctaggcagggtgggtgtgcctatgcaaatgagatcagcccctgaagttcttttccacaacttgccacacctcaccaccagatgtcagggtggagctcatcctgacactgcttacattacAATACAAGTAGGGTGTGATCACACTGTGAGACTCCTGCTGGACAAGTAGCCCCATCCTTTTAAAACGCTGTAAGACAGGGTGACTGGCAGAGAAACAGGCGACATGAGCAGGGGATCTTTTCCTAGCTGTAGTTCACTTCGGTTCTTTGGACCTAGGGCGACCATCTAGAAAGTGTGAAAATTTTGGGGGGGAACGGACAGAGGGGttataggcacctatataaaaaaaaagccccgaatatcgggactgcccctataaaatcaggacatctggcgACCCTATTTGGACCACGTATATGTCGGGCAAGATTTTCAACTGTGACAAGTAATTTTAGGGACCCAAATTGGGACAGGTTAAAAGGGCTTAATTTTCTGATCGTGGGTGCTGAGCACGGTTTAAAAATCAGGTCTTGCTTAGGCATAGCCATAACAGAGACTCAGAATGGGTCCCTGTCTTTCAAAGCAATCACTTTTGTATTTCTAACTTGAGTCTTCCAACCAAAAGCCTCAGGAATCAAGGGCATCAAGGGCAAAGCACATGCAAGCAGCACAAACCCAGACTTTGGCAAAGTGTGGTTTGATTCCTGCAGCCGGATGATCACTATAAGCAGCAGCCCGAATTCTCTTGCAAGCAGTGACCCTGACCTTCTAATTACGGAACCAGGCTCACACGAAGCCTCTGACTCACCAGAATGGAACAAGCAAGGAGGATTTCTTCACCATCCAAGAAAAGCCACGCACAGCTctcgcctgcctgcctgcagcacCTAAGACTTGTCAGGGAGGGCGGCTTATATTATGCCTTCTGGAAAGCCCACTGGGGTCACAGCATTAGCACTGAGGCCTCTCAAATGACTTCTAAACAGAAATGGGTGCTCGAGGCAACTGCCGGCCAGTCACTTTATATTAACCCTTCTTTGTCCTGACTCCTGGGTCAGCTCTTCAGCTACTATAAACAGGGAGAGCTGAGCatctggtcatagaatcatagaatcatagaatataagggttggaagggacctcaggaggtcatctagtccaaccccctgctcaaagcaggaccaatccccaattaaatcatcccagccagggctttgtcaagcctgaccttaaaaacttctaaggaaggagattctaccacctccctaggtaacgcattccagtgcttcaccaccctcctagtgaaaaactttttcctaatatccaacctaaacctcccccagtaTCGGTATCGATATGTCCTGGTCAATTTGTGACTGGACTACAGAAACGTCTGCTCTGTCAAGCAGGGAAAGAGTTAATTCCCTGCTCACCCACCCTACCTCCCatccagaagcaggcagtggaAAGCTGGTAGATCCCCTAGGGGCTCTTGATTGAGCACCAGGAGGCCAAGGAATTAGGTGCGATTAGCTTTGATAAAACtgcctgttggtgagagagagatggagagtcTTGAGTgatcagggagattgaagtgttctcctactggtttttgaatgttaaaattcttgacatctgatttgtgtccatttattcttttgcatagagactgtccggtttggccaatgtacatggcagaggggcattgctggcacatgatggcataaatcacattggtagatgtgtaggtgaatgagcccctgatggctgTGGCTGATTTGGttaggtcttatgatggtgtcccttgaaaagatatgtggacagagttggcaacggggtttgttgcaaggatagtttccaGGCTTAGTGTTTTTATTgcacagaactggaattaatttgcaccCACCCAGTAAGCTGGTGCACCTCACAGGCAACCCCCGCCCCGGAAAAAAGGAAGGCCTCAGGAGCCACCAGTGCTGGGCAGAGGGACACACTGGTGCCAGGCCAGGCTGTTACCTATGTTGGTCCAAATCACAACATTGGCCAGGTGGAAACAGAGTGGCACGGGCCAGCCCCAGtccctggggggcagcagggctgagacTCTCGGGGCCCAACAGCCATGGATCAGGGGATGCGGGGGCTTGGAGCAGGAAAAGCCATGAACCCTCCAGCCACCTGGGAACCACCTCCTCTCGGGGCTggccccttctccttccccacccccggcaGCTCCACTTTGCCTTCTGCCACCCACCGGAGATGCTGTACTCCCCCGGCGATCGCCGGACACCACCccaccagcagggggctggggccggctcctGGCACAGGACTCCTCATCACTGTCTGCTTCCCAGTTGTACATGGCGGTGCCGGGTGCCTTGTGACTGGGAGGGGgcctgctcagggtgggggctgtGACTCGATCTGTTCAGTGGGGTGGCTGAACCTTTGCAGTTTGAGGGGCAGCACCCCCATTGTCCTCCAAACTCCACCCATGCCCCCCTTGCACTATGGAGAAAGGGCGTCAGCTGGCGGTGGGGAGCCATGGCGGAGCTATGTCATGGAGAGCCGAGCAACGGTTTCTCTTTATGCTACCCCACAGGGTGACAGAAAACAGAAGTTTTCCAGGAAAATGGGCCATAGGATCTCTGCAGTGATATCTCTGGGTGGTGATTCAAACTGTCTGGAACTGTTGATCAATTATATCGTTTCACCACACTTTGGCCCAttattttgttatgaaatatactcaagagcccaaataaccaatgtcagtcagATTTATTAATATGGTGCAGGGAAAAGGTTCGATACGATACCAATCTCCAAAGAGCCGTCCCGTGCAGCGATACGGCATTCACCTTACCCTGACGGTGCCCTCCCACAGTTCCTAAATGCATACTAGTATCTATGTGGTGCCCATAATACATATTATTAATGTGATATATATCTATATGCTGTACAATATATATTAGGCAACAGGAACAAAGGCAATAGCAAAGCAGACCAAGACTTTTTCCTGAGTATTTTATaggtccacacacacacacacacacacacacagagtactctgtttcatttatttattgtcaGTATCAGAAAGTGAACTCTGAATACTTTGTGCCTGAGGTTAGATGTCCGTTCACCCTCTGCCCTGGTTCTTGCCATGCAGAcggaaagcagaagaccagaagtccgaagcgCAGGCATGTTTATCCAAGCAAACACATCCATAGCTTTACACGCCGgcagagtctgttccccagtggtctgttcccagctgtgacaCCGCAAAGGGTTTActccatgtcccccttcccagctttgaTGGCGCaggccttacctgtgtccctgttcctcattccccacctccattccccaTTTCCCATTCCCCATTCCCCGCTGCTcctccttagcaggcccaaatatacctgcagcGCATGCCCCTAGTTAGACCCCTTACAACTTAGGGTCATGTTCCGTTTTGGAGGGTTGTGAGTCTAgggtcttcatcccacccctCTTGTACcgcatgggaggggtaaggagtgaggttgtgttctggccaaggccaggccttTCTTCggtttttagtgtttcttatgcctcccTCACCTCCACCCCGCAACCTCTCTTGCCCAtcctaactggttgcttgaccttgccttgagataaggAGTTGAGGCCGTCTTTAAGTGTGTGCTCAGATATGACATTCCCACCATGCCCAGTAACACTTGAGCTGAATCCCTTATCTTTTCCCATTGTACTAAAAGCCCCATCTGGTGGGGAAtgcaacacacagtgtctttgttcattgttcttcacacatattagtataagatataagagtatcaaaaagtcaactccaaaattctatctcaggctgacaAACAAGCCTAAATGCTAACATCTGAGATCACTCTGGTGAGGATTTGGGGAATTGGACGGTGTACAGCTCCCTGTGAATCAGAGGTGGAGTTCCCATCCCAGCGTACACAAAGCCCCCACAACTATGCTGTCTAAGTTACTCAGAAAACCTCTCCTGCATCCTCTGCTTCCTGATTGCTCAGCAGCCCCTTCCTGCTCAGCCTAGAAGCTTTTCCCTCGGAACAGGAGAAGTACCCCGTCACGAATCTGTTTGGTTTTCACACCATACACGATGGGGTTCATCatgggaggaaagaggaggaggaaattggCCAGCAGGATGTGCACGTGTGGGGCGACGTGGTGCCCGAACCTGTGTATTGTTGAGGAGAGGACCACAGGGATGTAGAATACTAAAATGGCGCAAAGCTGGGAGCCACAGGTGCCGAAAGCCTTGAGCTGCTCTTCCTTGGATGCCAGGCTTAAGTCAGCCCTTAGGATGTTGAGATAGGATAGGGAGATGAACATCAGATCCAGCCCCACGATGAAGACAGTTACAATGATCGCATAGACATTATTGACCCTGGTGTCggcacaggccagcttcaccacggcCATGTGCTCGCAGTAGCAATGGGAGATAACGTGGGACCCGCAGTAGGGCAGCCTCCTGTGGAAGAAGGGCCGAGGGACCGTTAGCAGAACAGAGCAGAATTGTCTGCTTTTCCCTGGTCTAGAGGTGGGCCCGACTAGAAATGCCCTTTTCCTGCTGCTAGAACATAACGGTTTACGTGCCTTGCCAGGCAGGAACCTAGAAGTCCCCAGacaagatccatctagtccagtatgtTGCCTTCATCGCTGGCCAGTACccaaggctgcagaggaaggttcaAGATACCGTGCAGAGGACAGTTTTGGAATGACTTGCCCACAGAAGAAGTCTTTCCTTCTCCCCCGCAGTTAGTGGCACAAACGAAAGAACCCAGAAGAAGTTCCCACGTCTCTTTGTTTTTCTGTAGGACCTGTGAGGCCTTTGTGTCCTGCATGCTGGGGCAGCCTCACAGCCAGACGGAAAGGGCAGTACTTCACAGCACGCAGGTCCCTTCCCCGTTCCTGCATGACACTTCATCTGAATATCTGACCCACGTTTGATTCCGAATATGGAAAGGACCCAACAGCTGTAGCCAAACCACCTTTGTCCAGGATCTCCTCATATCGCACAGAACAAGCTATTCTCAGCTTTGGGGAAACTGTCTCTGAATGGATCTCCTGATCTTAGGCCACCGGGGGGACCACCCATTTGTGGGTCCTTTTTGGACTGAGTGTGGGACAGTGTTCTCTGCGGATGTGTATATGCATTTATAAGTATCCTGCCTCCCGTGCTGACTTGTAAGTAATTTGGGCAGGGGAAAATCAGCGCACTCTTCTTTGGCCCAAGTTTCCAGAATAAAAGCAACCTCTCACTCCATTCCTGTATGCCTTTTGGGGAACTGGGAAGGACATTCTTGTCGCTAAAGAAGACCAAGGGGAGTTAGGAGCTGTGGACTCCGTTTCCAGCAATCCCAAAGACTTTCTGAGCCAGATTCTAATCCCAGCTATTGAGACCAGACTATAGCTCCACACAGGGAATTCATTGACCCTTTCTGTTTCTCCGTTTCCCCGCCTGTAAAATAGTGATAATACTGACTTACATTACACAGGTGTTCTCACTgaactttataaagtgctttgagatccttagaggAAAGGTGCTATTTAAGGTGCTATTTATCCATccacccaaactctgcccccttgtTGCCCTGGATTGGATGGATGTAGTAACCCCAGATGTTGATCAAGCTACTTGCAACCATATggtgtgcattcagccaccatgaattagaacataagaacgtaagaacaaaagaacggccatactgggtcagaacaaaggtccatcaagcccaggatcctgtcctctgacagtcgccaatggcaggtgcccaaagggaatgaacagacaggttatcgtaaagtgatccatgccctgtcacccaatcccaccttctggcgaacagaggctaaggacaccattcccgCCCATcctgctaatagccattcatgggcCTGTCTTCCattaatctatctagctcccttttggaCCGTGctatagtactggccttcacaacaccctctgaaAAAGAGTTCCAGGAGTTGACAgggcgttgtgtgaaaaaatacttgcttgtgtttgttttaaacctgctacctatttactcattcattaataaaatagaacaccatGTATGGGATGTTCGAACCCTATCGCTAGTGTCTGTGTGAGCTTCAATACCTTGTAGTTGTAAATAAAAGCACGCTTACTTGTATGGATCTTTCATCAGCCAGAACCGCTGTGttcccactgatttattcctgacaccgcctGGAGTGAAGCAGTTCAGCTAAACTGCTTTGGGTTCTGCTTTGGGTAACCCCCTCTTAACTTCATATTCAAACCTAAACAGAGCCCTGAACAAGCAGGGACAAGTCTTCAAACGTCATAGACACTTTTGCACATGCACCCCCTAGTTGTGCAGATCCCCTCACGCAGACATGCCTTTTGGGGTATTTGAACACTTAAActaggcacacacacacacgcacacacacacacaaagacatacacacacacacacttgcacttCCCCTCTTGAAGATCAATCCCATACTATTGAATGGAGATGTAGCTATTAAGCTAAGGGACTGTAAAATAGGAATGAGTTAATTTACTGCTACTCTTTGTGGCTATTCCCTGTGCCTGATCGCAGAGTTTCCTCTGTAATGAAGAAAGGCTCTGAAttcccagctgggggaggaaagaggattTCTTTAACAGGTATAAATACTCCCATGCGGGTTGTCCCGGCAGACTGGAGAATCACACAGCTTGGGTGTGACTGTAGCATTCACTGAAGGTGAAGAAGATACAGACGGATCCAGGTGAGTTGGGGCAGTATGGATTTAATCAGGGGCTCTGTTAATGCATAATTTTTAAATACACTGGAaaactttgggccaaatccttttGTAAGTCACGCTggtgtaaatgtaaaataatccCACTGACTAAAGCAGAGCTACTCTGGATTTCCAGCagtgtaactgagcagaatttggctctttatgAATGAGCTCTTTAATAACATGGAAAAAAGGCCTTGTGAGAAGGGGAAGTCCTGAGAATTCAAGAAACGCCAACGATAACACAACCTGAATTCTGCCCCCTTTGTGTGAATTTCTTAggctttagtaaaaagaaaaggaggacttgtggaaccttagagactaacaaatttatttgagcataagctttcctgagctacagctcacttcatcggatgcattgcgaatacagacgaacacggcggctactctgaaacctgaaattagtCTTTCATGATTTGATTGCAAATCATTCCTCAATTCACACAACATCAAACATTCTTTTCTACAGCCTTAGACACACACACGGGTGGCAACACCTTGTCGTCCCCTTTTCGCCCCTGTGTACTTGCACTACTTTTGTCATCACAACAGTCCAGTCTGAGTCTCTTTGGTGACTTCGACTTATTTGTATAAATTCACTTCTCTGCAAggtctgtttttaaatacatttcagcaGAGCAGCCATGGTCTCCCTGATTTCTTTCCAACCAGCAGCACAGCCTTCCTGCTGTAATATTGAGCGGCATTAAGGTAATTATCGGCTCTCACTGGTGTAAAATGTAGGAAGATCCCCACAACATGAAGGGCTCTGGCGGGTGTTGTGTGACAATTCTGGCGTTTCCCAAACCAGAAATACCatcaatcagcccagcttttctcACCGGTCTGCTGTATTccagggcagtgcatggagcatAGCATCGGGAGGTAGGAATTTTAACCGGGACTCTCCCTAGCTTTCAGGATTCTTGCTCGTAACAGCCCGATACTGCATCttggaagccagtgggagtttttccactgccttcagtggaagcaggatcagagccaCGGCCTCTTtgtctcactttccccatctctggAAGCAGATTAGCACTACTCACGCCTGTCGCCAGAGGGACTATGTCCATCCAGGCAGAATGCCCAAGCTGTGAGGCTCAATGGGCCGGGTACATGCTGCTTCACATGCCGGGGGCTTCGTGGGAAACGCAGGCTACTCGTGGGCGCAGAGCCCTGACAAAGTGGGGCCAAGCTCCCTTCAAACTCCGGCTCTCGGGCGCAGTATTGCtgacagcagcagggacaggcaGCCAGAACGCTGCTGCTAAAGGGGCCAGGGACCTCCCGAGAGAACGCACTTGCTGTGCTGGGGCATGTTTCTGCCATGGCTAAGACCATGCGTCTGCCTGCACTGAGCACATCCAGGGAGGAGACACGTTCCAGCCCATCACTAAGGGACCACATCGGCGGCACAGAGGGGGCAGACAAGAACTAGAGAGGGAAGGGTTAAAAATTCAAAGTTAACGCCCCTCAGCTCCTGCTCTGGTTTTTACCAACACAGGGAAGCTTTCCTCAGGCAAATGACTGGTAATCAAATGCTGCAGCCCCATCTGCACAGGACTTTACCACAATTCATTCATTACCACGTGGGCTCCCATTTCggggactttttaaaatctccaacctgttttgcatttaaaaaaaaattgcaattattttGCACACAAAGTTAATGAGATGCAGTTAGCTACAAAAGGGTCCAAAGAGTTGGCTGTGGGGGGCTATTGGAACCCACAATCAAACCTGTCAAAAGTGTGTGCAGAGGGACAAGGtcggggagggaatatcttttattggaccaactcctggtggtgagagagagaccaggttctgggccacacagagctctgtgtctctctctcaccgacagaagttggtccagtaaagatATTCCCGCACTCACCTggcctctctaatagcctgggaccaacacagctatgacAAGGCTGCATAAACTGCCTACGTTTCTCAACAGGCCTTGTTCCTAAGCTGTGTCCATGCGGCACTGACCTGTCACACGCTGGTACTGGCTCTTCTCTTTGTTCCGGCGATCAGTAGccaataatatataaatattttcttattacaGTTCCATGTAAGCAACGGCTGGCAACTAGACACAGGGCTATTATGTCCTTGCCAAGGACAGGGGAAGTGGTCCCTGCAATCCTGGATGGGAGTGGAGGAGCGCATTCAACAACAGCTCTGTCTCAGACTCCGTGTAAATGTTTGGGAACCTAGAGCAAAGCGTTGGGCCTTGGGCAGACGTGCGTTCATGCCCCTGGGAGCCGTAGTTGCAGGGCACATGACAAGGGCAGACATGTGACCGACAGGACAGCAGAGATAAGACTCCCTGCAGAggcagggaaggaattttctgcaCAGGCCAAGGGGACAGTGTGCGTGGGGAGTGAACCCAAGCAGGCCAAAGGGACGGGCTATTTCTGAACTTCCTGCTTTCCAAGGGCAGGAACTGCTTCTCCCGATTGGGAGGGTCTAATACAGCGGGTGCGGGGAAGGGGCTGTGACTGGAGTCCCATGCGGGCGAGGTATGAGCATTCATAAGGAGAGAGTGAAGTAGTG carries:
- the LOC119565314 gene encoding olfactory receptor 52K1-like, with amino-acid sequence MGAHVVMNELWFLPGKARKPLCSSSRKRAFLVGPTSRPGKSRQFCSVLLTVPRPFFHRRLPYCGSHVISHCYCEHMAVVKLACADTRVNNVYAIIVTVFIVGLDLMFISLSYLNILRADLSLASKEEQLKAFGTCGSQLCAILVFYIPVVLSSTIHRFGHHVAPHVHILLANFLLLFPPMMNPIVYGVKTKQIRDGVLLLFRGKSF